CAGCTCGCCGGGCAGCCCGTCGATGATGCCCTTGAGCAGGAACGCGGACAGCGGCAGCGTGAAGGTGGTGAACGCCAGCACCACCGCGGTGTAGGTGTGCAGCAGCCCGACCGCGCTGAACATCAGGTACAGCGTGACCAGCAGCAGGGCGCCGGGCAGGAGTTGGCCCAGCAGGAACATCACCATGATGGCGTTGCGCCCGCGGTAGCGGAACTTGGAGAGCGAGTAGGCCATCAGCCCGGAGACCAGGACGGAGACCGCGGCGGTGGCGGTGGAGACCACCGCGGAGTTGCCGAGCGCGCGCAGCAGCGCCGGGTCGTCGAAGAACGCGCGGAAGTTCTCCAGCGTCGGGTGGACGGGGAACAGCGGGCGGTCGGCGGCGAACACGTCGGTGCGGTGCATGAACGCGGTGGCGAACAGCCAGTAGACCGGCAGCAGCCCGAACAGGGCGAGCGCGGTGAGGCCGATCCGGCCCCACGGGCCCAGGGCGGGCGCGGTGATGCCCTCGCCGACGTGGCGGGAGGCGCGTCGGGAGGCGCGGCGGGACACGTGGCGGGACGCGCGGGTGGACGCGTCGGTGGAACGGGAGGTGGGCAGGGCCATCAGCGGGATTCCAGTTTCTTGTCCAGCAGGAAGTAGCCCGCGCACACCACGGACAGCGAGACCAGCCACAGCACGCCCATGGCGGCGGCCCGGCCGAGCGAGAACTCGGTGAAGGCGTAGCGGTAGAGGCTGACGGCGAGGGTCATCGTCGAGGTGCCGGGGCCGCCGCCGGTCATCACGAAGATCATGTCGAAGGACCCGAAGTTGTAGATGAACTCCAGCATCGCGACCAGGGCGACGGGGCCGGCCAGGTGCGGCAGCGAGACGTGCCGGAAGCGCTGCCCGCGGGTGGCGCCGTCCAGCGCCGCCGCCTCCAACTGCTCGCGCGGCAGCGACTGCAGGGCGGCGAGGGCGACGACCATCACCCAGGGGAAGGAGTTCCAGGTCTTGGCGATCACCACGGCGAGCATCGCGGTGGCGGGGCGGCCGAGGAAGTCGACCTCGGGCAGGCCCAGGCCGGACAGCAGGTGGTTGAGCACCCCGTAGCTGTCGTTGAAGATCCAGGCCCACAGGAAGGAGACCACCACGCCGGGCAGCAGCCACGGCAGCATCAGCGCGCCGCGCAGCAGGCCGCGCCCGCGCAGCCGGGCGTTGAGCAGCACGGCGAGGGCGAGTCCGACGGCGAGCGGGAGGACCGTCGCCAGCCCGGAGAAGACCAGGGTGGTGCCGAGCCGGTCCACGAAGTCGGGCCAGACGGCGGTGTAGTTGTCCAGCCCGACGAACCTGCGCTCGGGGCGGATCAGCGACTGGTCGTAGAAGCTCGTCGCGACGCC
The window above is part of the Kitasatospora sp. NA04385 genome. Proteins encoded here:
- a CDS encoding carbohydrate ABC transporter permease, with amino-acid sequence MALPTSRSTDASTRASRHVSRRASRRASRHVGEGITAPALGPWGRIGLTALALFGLLPVYWLFATAFMHRTDVFAADRPLFPVHPTLENFRAFFDDPALLRALGNSAVVSTATAAVSVLVSGLMAYSLSKFRYRGRNAIMVMFLLGQLLPGALLLVTLYLMFSAVGLLHTYTAVVLAFTTFTLPLSAFLLKGIIDGLPGELIEAGRVDGLSNTAILFRIVFPLITPGLVTAGMFAFMRAWSDLLFALTLAGPDRQTLPVGLTTAFIHEGAADWPALMASSVVTSLPLAVVFVALQRHFVSGLAAGAVKG
- a CDS encoding carbohydrate ABC transporter permease codes for the protein MTITTDPPPVRAVDRTPRAAARPRSAGARDRTFGFMLAAPALTLFLVVAVYPLLAGVATSFYDQSLIRPERRFVGLDNYTAVWPDFVDRLGTTLVFSGLATVLPLAVGLALAVLLNARLRGRGLLRGALMLPWLLPGVVVSFLWAWIFNDSYGVLNHLLSGLGLPEVDFLGRPATAMLAVVIAKTWNSFPWVMVVALAALQSLPREQLEAAALDGATRGQRFRHVSLPHLAGPVALVAMLEFIYNFGSFDMIFVMTGGGPGTSTMTLAVSLYRYAFTEFSLGRAAAMGVLWLVSLSVVCAGYFLLDKKLESR